The following is a genomic window from Nymphaea colorata isolate Beijing-Zhang1983 chromosome 3, ASM883128v2, whole genome shotgun sequence.
TTAATGCCGTTTGAATTCGAACCTAGTTTTCACGGCCTTTGACAGACGAGAAGATAGCAGGGAAGAAGCTTCGGAAAGCGCTGGGAATTAAAAacttttatgcatgttttagAACCGGATAAAGAAAATAACCCATCGTGGCTGCCGCCATTAATGATGCATTGGAAACTGTCggcaacaaatatattttacgGGAAATTTACAAGTTTTTATTTCTAGAACATGATGAGGCGGGTTGAGGCACGTCGGATGACCCACGTGACACGCCCGCCCACGCACAGGGTTGAAACAAAAAGACCATTTCAAGGGAGTGGCAGAGAAAAGGGACCATCCCGTTTACTGAAAAATGAAGCGAACCGGTTTGGTGACTATGGCACCAGAGCACCGTCAAGAAGGCTCGAGAAAGTCTTTTCCGGAAAAGAAGAGGGTTTCCAACGTCAGGCAAGGAAAGTCAAAGGCCAAATACGACAAACAACCAGTAGAAGCAGTATATGCTTCGGGCCTGGAAGAACTTCTATTGACCTTTCTACTCCGAGAAATCCACAATCTGACCAACTCACACGAAGGGGACCCGAAAGCAGATTCTTTGCCATCGGCATCACTCGGTAAATAGTCCGCGGTACCAACCCGCATTCCTTTCGATGGGACAGGAATGCCAATTCGAAAAGTAAAGGACCAATCCGTCATTTTAAGAAACCCAAAAGCGGCTGGCCGGAGAGGTTTCGTTCTTCCGGCTGGTTATCTAACGAATAACGTCGATGGTCAGGCGCCTTCAAGCCCAATCAGAACGCCGGGTTCAGCTCAAGGGACCGGAAAAGGTAAGAAAAAGTCCGACTCCTACCTTCTGCCTGGCTCGAGGTGTGCCGGTTTGCGATAACGCGACGAGCGGAGGTATCGCTCCTTCCCTGGCGACCAATCCCCGATTGCGCGTGCTGTCCTCGCAGAGCTCCAGCAGGATTCCGGCGGCGAACTCTTTCTGCCGGTGATTCCCGTCCTCCAACACCTCGACAAGCACGGGGATACCACCCTCCTCCACAAGCGAGGCCCGCGCCTCCGGCGCCGTAGCCAGGTTCAGCGTGACCAGCGCGGCCTTGTCCACCATCCCGGATTCCGGTTCCGCCATGAGGTCCACCAGCGGCCGCATCACCCCCGCCTCGACCGCCCGTACCTTGTTCTCCTTCACCGTCGTGAGCGCGAACAGCGCCACCGCCGCGTCCTTCTTCCCCCGGAGACTCCCGCTCTCCAGGAGCCTGACGAGCGGCGGTACCGCTCCCGCTCGACCGATCCTCTCCTTGATTTCGTCCTTGTGCGAGAGCCTAAGAATCGCGCACGCCGCGTTCTCCTTCGCCGTCCCCGTCCCCGTCCGGAGCGTGCGGATGAGAGCTCGGTCCGCTCCCGCGCTCAAGATCCTTTCCTTGTTTTCGTCGCAGAGCGACAGGTTCAGCAACGCCGTGACGCCGAGCTCTTGGATCTGCAATTCCGACGACTGCGCCAGCGCCACCAGCGGCTCGATCCCGCCGGCGTCCGCAATCCGAACCCGGTTCTCCATGTTGTTCTTGGCGAGCAGCCGAATCTCCATCGCCGCGCTCCGCTGCGTCTCGAGGGATTCCGACTCGAGGTCCGACACGAGCTGCGCAATCGTTTCGTCGTCGTCGGGCCGGTCGCCCATGCATGCGGCGGCAAGCAGGCCCCTGCCTCCGGAGCCCGGCGCGAACTCGCCGGAGCGATCGCTGGCACAATCGCTGAAGGCGGACGTGGTGGAGTCGGCCCTCAGCCCGTCGAGGTTGCGGCCGAGGTAGCTGAAAATGGCGGAGGGGGAATTGAACAGGCCGGAGCTGTCGCCGTCCACCGTCGTCATCTGGTCTGAAGCCCAACCCTCTTCCGCACTCAATCCAGGTGACTCTTCTTCTGTCTTCTCCTCCCAACTTCTCTCCTTGGCGCCGGTCCGGTCTCTCACTGTGGGCTGCCTGGGATGCCTTTGCTTTGGGTTTAAGCCTTTTAAGGGGGAGAGGAGGGTGGTGGGGGCATGGGGCCCGCTCCTTCCTCGAGGGCGTGGAATTTGCAGTCTCTCTCTGCCCTACACGTGTACAGTCCACCGCGCTCGTATTATatcgatttttttatttttaggtgGATAAAAGTATCGGATGGAGCTCGTGGAACAAACTTGATGCCGATAATGTCCCTGGACGAGGGATCCGGTGCCCTCGCGTCAGAGGGGCAAGACCTGGAAAAGGGTTAGGCCGAACACACGGTGGAGGCACTGGCGTTCAACTTTGGCGGTCTGCCGTTGCGTGGTCGGAGGTGAAATCTCCGCGGCGGTCAGCGCGGTAGCTCTGACCGGAGTCCGGCGAGTTACGATTACCATCCCAACAAATTTTCTTACCGGCCCAACTTTCTTAGTCATAACCTTCAAACAGCCTCGAGATTTCAAATATTTCTGTATGGGACAagtcctcctttttttttttttttgacaatagTCAAAACCAAAACGACGATGGGCCCCGGTGCCATTTAAGATGCAGCAGCCCAGCTATCATGACCATAAAGGCGCAAATCGActctatatataaaaaaataacgcGATTCATGGTTATTTTAAAGTGAAAATCCCGCGATAAAATGGAAACtatatcttcattttttggaTCTTCTCAATTCTGAAACTACCGAACAAGAGCTTGAATACCAATAATAAACATTGTCTATTGGATTCGAAGGAAATGCAGACCCAACGAATGCATGGACTGTAAAAAATTCGAGGGGACCGTACAGAACCTCTtcgggtgtttggatgacaacttTAACCTAAGTTTTGAGAGGTAAAACACGGTTTTGTTCCAAAACACTATTCCAAAGATGTTTAGATGACATTGAAACTAGGTTttgttcaaacttttttttagcaaaacatggttttcatgAAGAGCTCCAAACACCTGCCTTCCACTAACTTTTTTGCctctaaatcaaaatttttactcgtcatccaaaccaagttcacaaaaatagttttttacaaaacttgttttcacaaaaccaaattGTTGgatggtgtcatccaaacgctccATTCaagatcttccttttttctAGTGTTTGATGCATGAGTTTGCTGTGGAGATAAAATTCTCCTACGAAATGTACCTTGAAATGTTTTTCCCGGttcatcaaacgcccccttagcATGGGCCAATATAGCCTCAATTATATGAGTAATGCAGTTTTTGGACGTTTCCCAGTTATTAAAAGCGTAACTTTAGGGTTCAACCGTTATAAGCAGTCCGGTGTTTGGAGGGTtcctaataaaaaagaaattgaataatTTCAACTCATAAAGGACATGGATAGCTTTTATTAGTTGTCTGCAGTCTGCACCTATATTTAACCTTCTTGGCATTGACactttaaaatgagaaaattttggcaACTAGAATATCTACTACTCCGGCCTTTGGAGGGTTcctaataaagaaaacttgaaGAACTTCCAGTTTTAAAATGACTGTAGGCACTTACTTTAGCTAATTATCGCCGACTGTTTTCTTGGTAATGACCGGAAAATATATAAAACCAATTCGGGAAGCAAAGAATAAGAAGCAAAACTTTTCCGGACTTCAGATATTTATTCGATAGAAAAGGGTAGGAATTAGACGACTGTTATCACGTGGCATGTCCAAGCCTTGTCTTGTCGCCGAGCCACAAGACCTATGAATGTTCCTGGTCACGTGACCACTGGCCAGAGTGatcaaaagttttaaaaacaaaGCTAAATCACCGCAGAAATAAGACGACAAATGGCAATGAATTcgatatatatgtgtatttatTGATTGAGTGAAGGGCGACTCTCACCGAACCATCTAACTAAAGTTGTTCATGTaaagatggttgaaagaaaaacgataacaaaaaagtttaaactaagAACTGCAttaccatcatttttttttcttctgttaaCTGTTCGTCATTTCGATTGAATAGCTTTAGTTAGATGACAGAGTAGTTTTGAAAAACCACcgtcaccattcaatatatatatatatccaattgagGATTTAAGTTTCTCATCAACTACTAATATACGCACTAAGTTGTATCTGCAAGCATTCAGTGTTCCAGACTTTCACGTATCTTTCTTTGGATTTTAATTTGTGATCGCATCATCTTATCTTCAGATAGCTATGTcgataaaaaatccaaaattattGAACTACTCCCATATCCAATCCCATGTTCATCGTTAGACAATATTGGGCCTGGTTGGGTGGCTAAACCATTGAAAGCTTAATAAATTGGTAGAGCTACCAAATCATTCGGatccagaaaagaaagaagcagtTCAACTGCTCTACCACATGTTTCTGCACAACAGGATCCGCTTTAatggtttttctctttttacttGAAACtggtccttcttcttctttccttgcCTTCATCTTCAGGATCTTGCAGGCATCTAGTTGGTCAAACTTTCAGGTCGTTTCAATTTATTGTAAAAAGCACTTGCTTCAGACTCTCAACATGGAATCATTTTCTCTTAACAGGGAACCACTTGCCTTCTTTGCACTACAAAACTATGAGATGAAGAACTGTCGAGTTTTCATAAGAAACGTCCCCCtacttttcttcccttttccctttGTGTACCACCCATGATTTCATTGCTGTTGCTGATTAGAGACACACCAAGTCCTCCCAAAAGCAGATCTATAGTTCTCTTTTGGTTTGTTGAAAAGTTTCTTAAAGCAAAGAGCTAACGGAAAAtaatagttatttttttttataattagaaaaagaaaatggttcaCATCACGGTCGTATCAAAGAAGGCTAGTCAtattatgaaacacaaatccaACATAAGGCTCTCCATGAAGTAGTAGGGCCCTCAAGCCCCAAATCCTTCACCATGTCTCAAAGAGGGACTAAAAAGATAGCACATTGGATAGGTGGGCCACTTGAACACGGGTACTTCTCCCGCAAGTTTGAGACAACTCATTAAATAGATGGCTTGAATAGTTATGCTTGTAACCATTCCGTTGTACATTTCATGTCAGTCATAAAACAGGGGACTTATTTAGGCACCAAACTTCAGGGATTGCATTCAATGATAACGGCAGACGAGCTATAACTTGACAGAACGATGATACAAGGGAAATCCAAATGTGCTACTATGACTAAATCACACATAATAATGTGTGCAGACATGCAACTGTATCAAACTAGgaatgaaaacataaatatacatcaACTGTTAATAGAACACCCTCAGATTTGCAGGTTCGCGAAAGATGCATACATTGTTCTTAGTTCACATTAAATGCATAGTACTCATGCAAAATGCAGCATTGACTCCTGGCCACTACCTTAATTTAATGTTGAAATGGTCACTGCACCTTCATCCAACTGAAGTGGCAAGCCGATGAGAATCACGTGATCttacagaaaaacaaagagcagaTCTGGATTTTGTTGGCACCAATCACGTGTATCCAATTTAATCCATTAGTTACCACTTACCATTATGTCGTGGCTCGTTTTAATTGCAACACCGAGGGCAAACAAGAGGGATCATGAGGATGTTACTATTAACAAGAGGAAGAACACTCATCTAGAACCATTATCTGACAATTACAAATTGATTCCTGTAGTCACAACAAAATCTTCAGCAGTAAGCATCAGAAATGGTTTCATGTCTCCACCTTGAAAATCATCCGTTACAGCAAATAACCATACAACTAGAAACCTTGATCTACAAGAGAAATACTTGTGGAACGCTACCCTTGAGACCAACAGAACCAGTAAGTGTTCATACTAAATCCCAACGGACAAAATGCTACAATGCTAAGAGGGCCTCAATCTTTGCAATCTGATCTTCATCATTCTTCGGCGGACTTCTGTTTGCTTCATCAAAAAGGTCATGTTTCCACTTTTCAACCCGAGGGCCAATAGTCCGGTCATGATTTCGATCAAACCTGTTGTACCTCCTGTCATATCTGTCTCTTCCCCTAGTGCCGCCCCCAAAATGAAAACTGCCCGGTCGTTCATCTCGCATGTTCCTCCCTTCTGGCTCAGAATACTGCCTGTTCAGCTCCTCGAGACCATGCAGATCCTGGTTTCCTCTGTTCTCAGACTTCCTTGCACCAGAATTTCGAGACTGATCCGGTTGGTTTGGATAATCGTTGGCATGTACATCAGCTGCAGTAGCATCTTCTACTGGCAGAAGCTTCTTTTCGCTGAATGCAGGTCTTTTCCGCACAGCAGATTGTGGTGCTTCAGCTTCCAACTCATAGTAACCATCATGGCGCCAAACATTGTTACTTGGTCGCTCTTGAGCCTTGTCATCCCTTGGTTTTCTGTCAGATGAAGCCAAGGCTTCTCTAGGCTTCTCGCTGAACCTTTCTCTCAGATCTGTACGCCTGCCACGCTCTGTAAAGAGAGGTATAAGTAGATGGCCAAGAAAGCAATTCGACGTTCTGACAAAAAATGACAACTAGCATGGAAGGAAACATCACCATAGGGCCTGCGTATAAAGCTTCGACCACCCTGCCCGGCACTGCCTCGTTCATCATGCTGTGTAAGACAAGCATAGGCAGTCCGAGATAGTTACATATTGAGGCAACTGAAGGTGGAGATTGAAACAATCCCGCTAACaggaaaaaaaggttttgtATGCACTGAATAACATCAATGAGAGTTGTATCAACATAGAATTATTATAATAACAAGAACATGCAGCTAGAAACTCAAAACTTCCGCATTCATATCAGTCCATATGCGCATTGTAGCTTTCATAGATGATCCTGCAGCTTGTAAGTATCTATCTTCCtatcaaaaaattaatgtatGTTCTCAGCCAAGAACCACCAAGGTAAATCAGAGATAATCAGGTATCTAAACTGAACATCACGAATCCAAAAGACTTGtgagaaaaaatgcaaaaagaaacacAAGCATGACTAATACCAACAAGAGCCAACTTGCACTACCCATAAATTCAATAACATCTCCAACAGCAGACATGTTTCAACTGTTCCAATTCCCAATTTTCTTCTATAATGCAACCAACCCTTAATTGTCATCCATCAAACAAGACATTAAGAAGTGGATGTACTGATATCCAGTTTACGATACAGAAAGCTAGATAAAGCTGAAGCCCATCAATTGCTAAGACATTCACTGCTGTCTGCTCTATTGCACTTCATATAGCAATTGTCTCTGGCCTTATCCACTTCTCTCAGAAACAGAAGATAATACAATCCGCTACCTCAGAgtttaacataaaatttttaattggagCTAACATGATTGTCCGTAATCTCATCAACCACCCTAGAAACCTTCCACACCATAATCACCCCTTGCACCATGATACGACCTGTAGCTTCATTCTAACCTTCTCATAATGTATACTATTTTACTTGAAACAACTAGGCAATAGTTTTGGAACAACTTAATTGCATTTTTAGTGTTCCTCATAGGTTGTGCAATGCATGAGTATAATGTTGAGTAGCCTGAGTTGTGAAGCATCATCCTTGATGCTTACTGGAATGTCACTAACGGTTCTGCTAGATGGTACCATCATTCATGAAGAGATCTAGTTAAACACTTTCCCTTGAAGACCACAGTAAAGCATCCTCATCTATTCAAGTCATCTCGTAGAGGGTTTTATTAGGACCATTCCTTCAAAAGTTTATTCACAAGTTCAGCCGTTTACTAGCTAAAGACAATAAATCTCAACCTCAATGGTGCAATCTTAAGGAGCAACATGCTTTAAATCACAAGACTAAGATCTTGGATCAATTTTAGGGAGCACAATGACAGTCACAAGGATTCTAAAGAGGCAATACAAGAAGGGAGTGACAAAGTGATAAGTACACAAGGATGGCAACAGTAAGAAGAAACGGGGAAGAAGTGCAACATTTCAAGTAGCTGTTGTGGGGAgagacaaaatttataaaagttcTCATATGAGGAAGAGATATGATAAAGAACTGATGAGAGAGGCCCACGAAACATGAGACAGTTCCACCACTTCAGATGAAAGCAATCTGACAATATTAAGTTGTATaattaaaagcaaaatttcTCAAATGCACTGGTGTAAATCTGTTACCCTTAGGACAGGGTGGACTCTGTTGAGAGGCATTAAGTACCCAACTTGGGCAGTTGATCAAATTACAGAGTCCTTTCTGACATATCTAAATACACCATAACCCCATTTCCAATGGAGAAGTATTATTATCCTGTTCGAAAATCAACAAGTGTTTCTAAAAGTATCACCATGTGCTCTTCTCTCCACTTCAACATTACACAGCAACAAAATGACACAGCCAACTCTTCTACACCTCAAATGATGTGATTATGTTGAGATGCATGGACAAAGCAGGCACATAACTCATAACTACCCAATACGGCAGTTTACCCAATTATTGGATCTTCTGACCTATTCAATTATACCAACATATCAGATATCCACAATTCCGCATTGCCAATAGAGCATCTACTGTTATTTCCCTGGAAGAAAGACAAGCTAATGCATATAAAAGTATCATAATGTTCTTTTTTCACCACTCAATTTCATGGCAAAAAAGCCCACTCCTAGCACCTACGAGTATTTCTCCTTCCCATAAAAAATTCACAGAATGCAATTAATATTTTGCATTTCTCCTGACTAGTTTTGACTTTTTCCAGTTGTGTAATCCAAAGTTCAGCTGCCCaccaaacaaccaaaaaattaacatgaccacaaaatctataaactgaaatTTTCTGTGACCAAAAGACAATATCACCATTCATCCAGAAgcattttcttgtattttttttccctcactCATTAAACGGTCTTTTGGCTGTTCTTTTTTACAGTTGTACTTTTTGCCCACCAAAGTCAAAAGATCTTAACATCTGTATGACATGGGAGTGGATGTACAAAggtatatacattatatattatcctcttccttctttctttcctccactCCTCcagctccttcttcttcttcttcttcttcttcttcttcttcttcttcttcaagaacctgcttctcctcctccatctcacCAACACAAGGTTGTCACACCAAGCTGCACCGGCGACATTCCATTGATATGGATGTGACGAACTGAGTGTCATGTCtggacaaaattttgaatcctcATTTCAAAAAGTGCAGTTTTTTTAATCCTAGATTGTCTGTGTTATTCACAAGTATCTTGTTTTTCCCATAGAGTTTTTCAAGCAGACATTGTGAAGCTCCAGTGTAGTAAAGCACAAAACATTTTTCTCTGTTAACAATTTCTGTCTTATCTATGCCTTCAACTGCAGgcatttcaactttcaactgtGTGAACATGTGAAAAAATGAGTAATCATTGTGTGagtgtattaaaaaataaacagttACAGATATCTACGCACAGGGAGTAGCTTATAACCAAATCAGTGTAATCGTGTGTTCAACAAGACAGTTATATTATAGTCTTGGAACACACGACACATTAGCAGTACCCCATTCGTCCTTCAATGAGACTTCAGCACGTGAAAATTCATAACAAAAGGAAGTAATAGGTCAGCCAAGACAATAAGgtgaaaccaaaaaagaaaaagccaagATAAGCTTCAAATGACCACAAACAGACGTATAGTGAACCAGCTAAATTTTTTTGGGCTAATGAGCACTTTAAAATATGGAAATATGAGGATAATGACTACAGTCCAAATAAACATGAACCTGAAAGTATGATCGAGAACGAGGTACTTCAGTTGGATCAGATGGATGCTTAAAGCCATCAACAGTCTCATCAGGTTTATTGTTAATGGGCCCTTTTCCAGAAACACCAGATTGTATCTTAAAATCAGATGCTTCAGCTGCGGCTTCAAGTGGTAAAGCATCCTGCAGCCGTCTGCGATGTGTCTGACCCCTTTCTGCATCTTCTACACGATTTTGATTATCATATAATGATCTTTCAGGTGCAGGTTTCCCATctcttcttgatctttttggaCTGTAAAATCATGTTCAAGAACAAgcaacaattaaaaatatgcaTTGGAAAAGAATGAGCTGGCTGAGAACAGCCTTTCATTGGCCACATACTCTCACAGGATGGAACACATCATTTTGAAAGATACTGATTTATAACTCAGTGTCTGATCTGCTACTAACGGATGAGAAGCTGAATCATCTCACGCTATCAGTATCAAAAACACACAGAGAACTGTAAACCTCTGTTTAAAGTTAACATTTCACGATTCATGAATGAAGTAAAATGAGATGTTCGTTGATAACTAGGATCCGTCGAGCACATGATACTATGAACCTACAAAGGTAGGCATGGACGAGCGGAATCATAATAAAACAAGGGAAAAGAAGTACTATTCCTAAGCACCAGTTTGGTAAATCTGGAACGAAGCGCCACGTATATTTACGTGCCTAGATGGCCTAAACCATCACAATTTTAGTAAAGCATTAAAAGGCATGAAAATTATTAAGCATGACTCCCTACAAGCATCAAATCAGAGAGCCCAACTTGAATATGACAATCGAAATGTATGTATGTCATAcaataaagcagaaaaaaaaaacgtccaTTAATTGTTGAGACACGTGTGGCCGTTGCGAATACATTGCCCTGATAGCAAGTTAAACAATGCATCATATCTCATTGCACCCAGCAACCAAAAACCCTTAAGAGTTCATCGGAGCCGTTGCTCAGTATACACTAACCTCCATCTCTGGTCTGGAAAAATAGCAAACCAGTTAATTTCCTAGACTAGAACTAATATCTTGATTACAGGCGAAACCTCCGCCATTTACAAATAGCTACACGTCTCCCCTGACAAACCATTTTCATGTTCTTATCTACGTATTGGATTCCCGAGGAGGCAATTCCATCATACAAAAcataatgaaggaaaaaaacagcATCACTCGTCACGAGAAGCCCAAGTACCCCAAAAATCGGCTAACTGAGTACATAACTATAGGCTATTCGCAAGGAAGAGAGATTGGATGTCACCTGGGCTCCCTTTCGAACCTCCTCGGCTGCGGGCGCTTGCCCATCGAATCTCGGCTCTCCCGTCTCCACATCAGCACTTTCTCCGCCTCTTCCCGACCGGAATCCACCCCCCAATTTAGGTTAGGGTTCCTTCTCTAAGCTGCAGACCCGTCTGGATATTTATCTTTTTacgagcctttaaagtctaatCTCGTAGAATCGGAAGGAACCGAGTCTTTTTTGGAGGACGTCTGCTTAAACCCTTCCGCAAGGTGGAACGTCCTTAGAAGCCTTTTCGTTGACTCGAACTTAGATGGATCGACTGAGGATTGAATAGTGAGTTGATTGGTTGACTCggttaagttttaaaataacattaatgtaaatcattgaatcaagtAAATCAAGACACCCCAACGGGTAGTAGCACGATGGTGTGGGGGAAGTGCTATGTCCGCTAAGAACCCGAGTCGAGTTCTTGGGTATCACCTACCCGCTCCAGACGTGCTTTAATCCCTGACCCGTAAAAGGGCCCGAAGCAAGCTCAGAAGCTAGGGGGAGGGTGACGAGGGGCCTGTGGCCTCTCTTAGGacggtggaatgaaccactcaccctaaaaaaaaaaaaaagtaaatcaaGATGAGTCAAAGGTAAATCAAGTTGAGTTAAGGGTGAGTCAAATCGAGTCAAGGACGAATTGGGCCAACCTTAACTCATGGCTAGGCTAgatattttattgattcaaaCAATTCCGGAGCCAATTTGGCAagacatagttggcaaactcatgaTGGAGTCAGCAGAAAATTGGAGCAATGAGTTATAAAGTTGCTAGTTCAATATTTTAAGGAAAGCAGAAGTTTGTCAAAGTAAAAGCAAATTTACATCAAATTTtatgttgttaaaaaaaaatatattatggtTAGGTATCTATTAAACATATTAAGATAGAATCTATGATTGTAGATGCGTTTGCTAAGGTCTTAGAACCCGAGGCATTTTATGAGCATATTGCTTGAATGAGTGATCTATAAATTGGATTAGATAATAAGCATTCGGCTAGTTAAAATTTCCTGTATTCAGTTTTCATGCATTTTCGTTCTTGACATTGAAATTACATTTTAGATCCGATCCAGTTGCAATTTAAAAGCGAGGTACCGATCGGATCCAAAATGTTAATTTAAAGCTCCGATCCAGACATTGTACAGACTTTTGTTCAATCACATTtgaatacaatttcaaattcGTAACATGCTGAACAGTCAATAAATCAGATATGGTAGAGGTCGGTATATACAAATTGGAGGTTTTTCCTTCAGAGCCTCCACTATCACACTGCAAATAGCAATTTACGAAGAACAAGCAACTGCTGAAGAAACGCGGAGCGGCAATTGAAACCTCATCACTTtgacctcttcttcttcttctacttgtTCCACTTGAGATAAATTTGGTGAGCCAAGCCACCAAACACCATGAACACGCAACCCCATTGCTTTGCAGACAACGGATTACCACTCAACAATGAGGGTACAACTATACTTACGAACTTGGGTTGTTGTGATGGTGAGGGATCTGAACCTACTGATGGTCATGAAGATAAAGTTCTGTCCAACAGCGCCACACATACAGAACAGGAAGATGTCCCATGCTGCTCAAAcgataaaagtttaaaacagaaaaaagggaCGCAAGAACGAGGGAATctgggaaaagagagagagagagaccgaccTCCGGTGTGCCGCGTCCGTGAAGACCTCCCGACGGCAAGCTTTCTGGTGTCGATGAGCGAGAGACGCCGACACAGATCGTCCGTGAAGACCTCCGACGGCAAACTTTATGCAATAGCACTTTTGCAATGCAATAATACGTGCCAAATTGTAGATTTTATAATTTCTTCTAGTTCTCTTCACAATTCTTCAACTATGATCCTTTGTGTTTCAATCTGttctcattttcatgtttgaatgAGGATCACATCGTAAtaccaaataaacaaaataataatgttaAAGATGGAAAATTACCAATATTGCGCAATCCATTACCAGCGCAATTTtcacattattattttgtttatttggtaTTACGATGTGATCCtgattcaaacatgaaaatgagaaCAGATTGAAACACAAAGGATtagttgaagaattgagaagagaagtaGAAGAAATTATAAAATCTACAATTTGGCACGTATTATTGCATTGCAGAAAGTGCTATTGCATAAAGTTTGCCGTCGGGAGGTCTTCACGGACGATCTGTGTCGGCGTCTCTCGCTCATCGACACCAGAAAGCTTGCCGTCGGGAGGTCTTCATGGACGCGGCACACCGGAGgtcggtctctctctctgtcttttctCTGCTTCCCTCGTTCTTGCGtcccttttttctgttttaaacttttatcgTTTGAGCAGCGTGGGACATCTTCCTGTTCTATATGTGTGGCGCTGTTGGACAGAACTTTATCTTCATGACCATCAGCAACCCGCAAGTTTGTAAGTATAGTTGTATCCTCATTGTTGAGTGGTAATCCGTTGTCTGCAAAGCAATGGGGTTGCGTGTTCATGGTGTTTGGTGGCTTGGCTTACCAAATTTATCTCAAGTggaacaagcaaaagaaaagaagtcaaAAGTGATGAGGTTTCAATTGCCGCTCCGCGTTTCTTCAGCGGTTGCCTAGGTTCACATCTCACAATGGTGGTGCTCCA
Proteins encoded in this region:
- the LOC116250967 gene encoding U-box domain-containing protein 4-like, which translates into the protein MTTVDGDSSGLFNSPSAIFSYLGRNLDGLRADSTTSAFSDCASDRSGEFAPGSGGRGLLAAACMGDRPDDDETIAQLVSDLESESLETQRSAAMEIRLLAKNNMENRVRIADAGGIEPLVALAQSSELQIQELGVTALLNLSLCDENKERILSAGADRALIRTLRTGTGTAKENAACAILRLSHKDEIKERIGRAGAVPPLVRLLESGSLRGKKDAAVALFALTTVKENKVRAVEAGVMRPLVDLMAEPESGMVDKAALVTLNLATAPEARASLVEEGGIPVLVEVLEDGNHRQKEFAAGILLELCEDSTRNRGLVAREGAIPPLVALSQTGTPRARQKAETLIRYLRQPRSGGNGARTTEISD
- the LOC116250564 gene encoding uncharacterized protein LOC116250564; protein product: MWRRESRDSMGKRPQPRRFEREPSPKRSRRDGKPAPERSLYDNQNRVEDAERGQTHRRRLQDALPLEAAAEASDFKIQSGVSGKGPINNKPDETVDGFKHPSDPTEVPRSRSYFQHDERGSAGQGGRSFIRRPYERGRRTDLRERFSEKPREALASSDRKPRDDKAQERPSNNVWRHDGYYELEAEAPQSAVRKRPAFSEKKLLPVEDATAADVHANDYPNQPDQSRNSGARKSENRGNQDLHGLEELNRQYSEPEGRNMRDERPGSFHFGGGTRGRDRYDRRYNRFDRNHDRTIGPRVEKWKHDLFDEANRSPPKNDEDQIAKIEALLAL